Proteins from one Setaria italica strain Yugu1 chromosome V, Setaria_italica_v2.0, whole genome shotgun sequence genomic window:
- the LOC101781368 gene encoding plastidial pyruvate kinase 2, with product MAAQVVAASGTAAVAAARPLGGGSGADGLRPSPRLQLGACASRERWSGGAVAARGRRESQMVSVISRAPRTEPEVLPVSPDDDAAVKEEANFQHLKAIQQLATAANGVWSKPNVRRKTKIVCTIGPSTNTREMIWKLAETGMNVARLNMSHGDHASHQKVIDLVKEYNASHTDNVIAIMLDTKGPEVRSGDLPQPIFLESGQEFTFTIKRGVGTDTCVSVNYDDFVNDVEVGDMLLVDGGMMSFLVKSKTEDSVKCEVVDGGELKSRRHLNVRGKSATLPSITDKDWDDIKFGVDNQVDYYAVSFVKDAQVVHELKDYLRSRNADIHVTVKIESADSIPNLHSIISASDGAMVARGDLGAELPIEEVPLLQEEIIRMCRSMGKAVIVATNMLESMIVHPTPTRAEVSDIAIAVREGADAVMLSGETAHGKFPLKAVKVMHTVALRTEATIPGGETPADLGQVFKNHMSEMFAYHATMMSNTLRTSIVVFTRTGFMAILLSHYRPSGTIFAFTDQERVRQRLALYQGVCPVQMEFSDDAEKTFGDALSYLLKHGMVRDGEEVALVQSGKQPIWRSQSTHNIQVRKV from the exons atggcggcgcaggtggtggcagCGTCGGGCACCGCCGCGGTGGCAGCGGCCAGGCCCCTGGGCGGCGGATCTGGGGCGGACGGGCTCCGGCCGTCCCCGAGGCTGCAGCTCGGGGCGTGCGCCTCTAGGgagaggtggagcggcggcgccgtggccgcGAGGGGCCGCCGCGAGTCGCAGATGGTATCCGTCATAAGCCGCGCCCCGCGCACCGAGCCCGAGGTGCTGCCGGTGTcgcccgacgacgacgcggccgtCAAG GAAGAAGCAAACTTCCAGCATCTTAAGGCTATCCAGCAACTTGCAACTGCAGCAAATGGTGTGTGGTCTAAACCAAATGTGAGGCGCAAGACAAAGATTGTGTGCACCATCGGTCCCTCAACCAACACTAGAGAGATGATATGGAAACTCGCTGAGACTGGCATGAATGTTGCCCGGCTTAATATGTCACATGGAGACCATGCGTCACACCAGAAAGTTATTGATCTGGTGAAGGAATATAATGCGTCACATACAGATAATGTGATTGCTATCATGCTAGACACGAAG GGACCAGAAGTTCGGAGTGGAGATTTGCCTCAACCGATTTTTCTGGAAAGTGGCCAAGAGTTCACTTTTACAATTAAAAGGGGAGTTGGGACTGATACATGTGTCAGTGTTAACTATGACGACTTTGTTAACGATGTTGAAGTGGGTGACATGCTCCTTGTAGATG GAGGAATGATGTCATTTCTGGTCAAGTCAAAAACTGAAGATTCTGTGAAATGTGAAGTTGTTGACGGAGGTGAATTGAAATCTAGGCGCCACCTGAACGTTCGCGGAAAGAGTGCAACCTTGCCATCAATAACTG ACAAGGACTGGGATGACATTAAATTTGGTGTGGATAATCAGGTTGATTACTATGCTGTTTCTTTTGTGAAAGATGCTCAAGTTGTCCACGAGCTGAAGGATTATCTAAGAA GCCGCAATGCTGACATACATGTAACTGTGAAAATCGAAAGTGCAGACTCCATTCCTAACCTACATTCAATCATCTCAGCATCTGATGGG GCTATGGTTGCGAGGGGTGACCTGGGAGCTGAACTACCTATTGAGGAGGTCCCACTGTTGCAG GAAGAAATTATTAGAATGTGCAGGAGCATGGGAAAGGCTGTAATTGTTGCTACTAATATGCTGGAAAGTATGATTGTTCATCCAACTCCGACCCGGGCAGAAGTTTCAGACATTGCTATCGCTGTTCGAGAGGGTGCTGATGCAGTTATGCTTTCTGGAGAAACTGCACATGGAAA ATTTCCCTTGAAAGCTGTTAAGGTCATGCACACAGTTGCCCTGAGAACTGAAGCAACTATTCCTGGTGGAGAAACACCTGCTGACCTTGGTCAGGTTTTCAAG AACCACATGAGCGAAATGTTCGCGTACCATGCAACAATGATGTCAAATACTCTCCGAACATCAATAGTGGTTTTCACCAGGACAGGATTTATGGCTATCCTGCTTAGTCACTATCGTCCCTCTGGCACTATTTTTGCCTTTACAGATCA GGAGAGAGTTAGACAACGATTGGCTTTGTACCAAGGTGTATGTCCAGTTCAAATGGAATTTTCTGATGATGCTGAGAAGACATTCGGTGATGCTTTGTCCTATTTGCTG AAACATGGTATGGTTAGGGACGGCGAGGAGGTTGCACTGGTTCAAAGTGGCAAACAGCCCATCTGGAGATCACAATCAACACACAACATTCAGGTCAGGAAGGTTTGA